Proteins encoded in a region of the Quercus lobata isolate SW786 chromosome 8, ValleyOak3.0 Primary Assembly, whole genome shotgun sequence genome:
- the LOC115954887 gene encoding dirigent protein 22-like: protein MATKIVILSLMFFLTLATSIEASKYQFQKLKETNMMFYMQDWETGANATATPVAGIPHKQWWILGFGTIFATDDKLTVAIERNSSEVGRAHGIYVNSALDGSDLHLLMSLVFTNKKYNGSTLEIQGADRFYQKYREVSVVSGTGIFRLARGYATLETVYLDIPNSNAIIRWNVTVFHY, encoded by the coding sequence ATGGCAACAAAAATTGTCATATTGTCCTTAATGTTCTTCTTAACTCTAGCCACATCTATAGAGGCCTCAAAGTACCAGTtccaaaaactcaaagaaacCAACATGATGTTCTACATGCAAGACTGGGAGACAGGAGCAAATGCCACCGCCACCCCAGTCGCTGGCATCCCTCACAAGCAGTGGTGGATCCTTGGGTTTGGAACGATCTTTGCCACTGACGACAAGTTGACAGTAGCTATTGAGAGGAACTCATCTGAGGTCGGGAGGGCTCATGGTATTTATGTGAACTCAGCATTGGATGGCTCTGACTTGCACCTATTGATGTCACTTGTGTTCACCAACAAGAAGTACAATGGTAGCACCCTTGAAATTCAAGGGGCAGACAGGTTCTACCAAAAATATAGGGAAGTATCAGTGGTTTCAGGAACTGGAATTTTCAGGTTGGCTCGTGGTTATGCTACTTTGGAGACTGTTTATTTGGACATACCCAATTCTAATGCAATCATCAGGTGGAATGTCACAGTTTTTCATTATTGA
- the LOC115958030 gene encoding dirigent protein 22-like, translating to MATKFVILSLMFLLALATFTEASKYQFQNPKETNMMFYMQDWETGANATAIPVAGIPHKRWSILGFGTIFATDDKLTVAIERNSSEVGRAHGIYVNSALDGSDLHLLMSLVFTNKEYNGSTLEIQGADRFYQKYREVSVVSGTGIFRLARGFATLETVYIDIPNSNAIIRWNVTVFHY from the coding sequence ATGGCAACAAAATTTGTCATATTGTCCTTAATGTTCCTCCTAGCTCTAGCCACATTCACTGAAGCCTCAAAGTACCAGTTCCAAAACCCCAAAGAAACCAACATGATGTTCTACATGCAAGACTGGGAGACTGGCGCCAATGCCACCGCCATCCCAGTCGCTGGCATCCCTCACAAGCGGTGGTCGATTCTTGGGTTTGGAACAATCTTTGCCACCGACGACAAGTTGACAGTGGCTATTGAAAGGAACTCATCCGAGGTCGGGAGGGCTCATGGCATTTACGTGAACTCGGCATTGGACGGCTCTGACTTGCACCTATTGATGTCCCTTGTGTTCACCAACAAGGAGTACAATGGTAGCACTCTTGAAATACAAGGGGCAGACAGGTTTTACCAAAAGTATAGGGAGGTATCTGTGGTCTCAGGAACTGGAATATTCAGGTTGGCTCGTGGTTTTGCTACTCTAGAGACTGTTTACATAGACATACCCAATTCTAATGCAATCATCAGGTGGAATGTCACAGTTTTCCACTACTAA